In a genomic window of Ignavibacteria bacterium:
- a CDS encoding Nramp family divalent metal transporter translates to MKKSKPNSPSLEEVHGSVETQVVGGFWKRLTAFMGPAYLIAVGYMDPGNWATDIAGGSKFGYTLLWVLVLSNMIALLLQSLSARLGLVRRLDLAQASRLAYPPFVNYTLYGLAELAIAATDLAEVLGMAIGVHLLTGIPMSWAVVLTLVDTILLMFIMRGNVRRMESIVLGLITTIGIAFLWQVLMSDPHLPTLATGLIPSIPNDEALYITIGIIGATVMPHNLYLHSALVQTRRFDRTLKGIKDAIKFNFIDSAIALNLALFVNGAILVVAAAAFYTNGLQNVTEIQDAYRLLAPLLGNSMAPILFAVALIASGQSSTVTGTLAGQVVMEGYLGLRMQPWVRRILTRSIAIIPAVAVIVIAGDNAVGDLLVLSQVVLSLQLGFAIIPLIHFVSDRATMGDHVIGTITKVFAWCSALIIVGLNAKLVYAEITGWFSTAATSPLLLWSIVLPAVAFCVVVLAYIAIVPIWGRPWRTRVAVPHAEQPLAFDLTEVHTFKRVAVTVDFSNVDSVALKYAVTFCHSTSTVILIHVVETVSALVMGHETSDAETHSDKVRLEEYAAQIDATGRHTEVVIGYGNPRRTIPDLVNSSSPDLVVMAGHGHSGLGDLVHGATIDAVRHRILAPVMVIPGKS, encoded by the coding sequence ATGAAAAAGAGCAAACCCAATTCGCCATCTCTCGAAGAAGTTCACGGCAGTGTTGAGACTCAAGTTGTAGGGGGCTTCTGGAAACGTCTCACAGCGTTTATGGGTCCGGCCTATCTCATTGCCGTGGGCTACATGGACCCGGGCAATTGGGCAACCGACATCGCAGGCGGCAGCAAATTTGGATACACACTCCTTTGGGTGTTGGTCCTCTCCAACATGATCGCCTTGTTGTTGCAGTCGCTCAGCGCACGTCTAGGCCTTGTGCGCAGACTTGATCTTGCACAAGCATCTCGTCTGGCCTATCCGCCCTTTGTGAACTACACGCTCTACGGACTCGCCGAACTGGCCATCGCGGCCACTGATCTTGCAGAAGTACTCGGCATGGCCATCGGTGTCCATCTCCTCACCGGCATTCCAATGAGCTGGGCCGTTGTCCTTACGCTTGTGGATACCATCCTCCTGATGTTCATCATGCGCGGCAATGTCCGTCGCATGGAGTCTATCGTCCTCGGCTTGATCACCACCATCGGCATCGCCTTCCTATGGCAGGTTCTGATGTCGGATCCACATCTCCCAACGCTTGCCACCGGACTCATCCCGTCCATCCCCAACGACGAAGCACTCTACATCACCATTGGCATCATCGGCGCCACAGTGATGCCGCACAATCTCTACCTCCACTCGGCGCTTGTTCAGACGCGGAGGTTCGACCGTACACTCAAGGGCATTAAGGATGCCATCAAATTCAATTTCATTGATTCTGCGATCGCGCTCAACCTTGCTCTGTTTGTGAACGGTGCGATCCTTGTTGTTGCAGCTGCGGCGTTCTACACCAATGGACTTCAGAACGTCACAGAGATCCAGGATGCTTACAGATTGCTTGCCCCCTTACTTGGCAACTCTATGGCACCGATCCTGTTTGCTGTTGCACTCATTGCATCGGGTCAGAGCAGCACGGTGACCGGAACTCTTGCCGGACAAGTGGTGATGGAAGGATACCTTGGACTTCGCATGCAGCCATGGGTGCGTCGCATTCTCACACGCAGTATCGCCATCATCCCTGCTGTAGCAGTGATCGTCATCGCCGGCGACAATGCCGTTGGTGATCTCCTCGTGTTATCGCAGGTGGTGTTGAGTTTGCAGTTAGGGTTTGCCATCATCCCGCTCATCCATTTTGTGAGTGATCGAGCAACAATGGGCGATCACGTCATTGGCACGATCACCAAGGTCTTTGCATGGTGCAGTGCATTGATCATCGTTGGACTCAATGCAAAGCTTGTCTATGCAGAAATCACGGGATGGTTCAGCACGGCCGCAACCTCTCCCCTTCTTCTGTGGAGTATCGTTCTGCCCGCAGTTGCCTTCTGCGTGGTGGTGCTTGCCTATATCGCCATTGTTCCGATATGGGGCAGGCCATGGCGGACACGTGTTGCCGTTCCCCATGCAGAACAGCCCCTTGCCTTTGATCTTACAGAAGTCCATACGTTCAAGCGTGTTGCTGTTACGGTTGACTTCTCCAACGTCGACTCTGTGGCGTTGAAGTATGCCGTCACATTCTGTCACTCAACCAGCACCGTGATCTTGATCCATGTGGTGGAAACCGTGAGTGCCCTTGTGATGGGTCACGAAACATCGGACGCAGAGACCCATTCCGACAAGGTCCGGCTTGAAGAATACGCCGCACAGATCGATGCAACGGGACGTCACACAGAGGTGGTGATCGGGTATGGGAACCCTCGTCGTACGATCCCCGACCTTGTCAATTCCTCCTCTCCTGACCTCGTGGTGATGGCCGGTCATGGACATTCCGGGCTTGGGGACCTTGTCCACGGAGCCACCATCGATGCCGTACGTCACCGCATCCTAGCTCCCGTCATGGTCATTCCCGGTAAGTCGTAG
- a CDS encoding metal-dependent transcriptional regulator, with translation MAMNLSQNMQDYLKAILLIGRDGTASTSDIAAKLEVSPASVTSMIKKLDELKLVKHESYRGVTLTHAGRKVALEILRHHRLIETYLAEALGYAWDQVHEEAERLEHHISEEFEDRISKILGDPQYDPHGDPIPSKDGRIPPTTSERLADAEREESVIIRRVSSHDNSMLRLLTHHGIGIGSTLRIVSRNEDVRSITVRHQRKIIDLSIEICGHIFVDRYVGTTRS, from the coding sequence ATGGCAATGAACCTCTCACAGAACATGCAGGACTATCTCAAGGCCATCCTGTTGATCGGCCGAGATGGAACGGCGAGTACGTCGGATATCGCTGCCAAGCTCGAAGTGAGTCCGGCATCGGTCACGAGTATGATCAAGAAGCTCGACGAGCTCAAGCTTGTCAAACACGAGTCGTATCGTGGTGTGACGCTGACACATGCCGGACGCAAGGTGGCACTTGAGATCCTCCGTCACCACCGATTGATCGAGACATATCTGGCCGAAGCACTCGGATATGCATGGGACCAGGTGCATGAAGAAGCGGAGCGCTTGGAACATCATATCAGTGAGGAGTTCGAGGATCGTATCTCAAAGATCCTTGGCGACCCGCAGTACGACCCGCATGGAGATCCTATTCCGTCGAAGGACGGACGGATCCCTCCAACAACTTCTGAGCGACTTGCAGATGCCGAACGCGAAGAGTCGGTGATCATCAGACGTGTGAGCAGTCACGACAACTCCATGCTCCGCCTCCTCACCCATCACGGAATCGGCATCGGATCTACCCTCCGCATCGTTTCGCGCAATGAGGATGTTCGGTCGATCACCGTCCGACATCAGCGAAAGATCATCGATCTCTCGATCGAAATCTGCGGACACATCTTTGTTGACAGGTATGTTGGCACTACGAGGTCATAA
- a CDS encoding Re/Si-specific NAD(P)(+) transhydrogenase subunit alpha, with translation MIIGVLKETLPGERRVALVPSACLQLSKQGHAVHVEQGAGLAAGFDDAAYQTAGATVASRSEVIAAAATIIRVAVPSPAEIAEMRSGTSVVSYIYPKRHRNVLDALAAQGVNAFALDAMPRITRAQSMDVLSSQNNLAGYKAVILGANSLGRIFPLMMTAAGTVTPAKVLIYGAGVAGLQAIATAKRLGARIEVSDIRPETKEQVESLGGKFIMVEGLDKVNIEGGYVASVSPEILAKQKEAVEKSLVEADLVITTALVAGGTAPTLITAAQVGKMKRGSVIIDMATEAGGNCELSKPDETVEHNGVTIIGCNNLASSVPTHASELYAKNVTTFLAAVTKPEGFTFDLADEVVAATLVTYNKEVRA, from the coding sequence ATGATCATAGGCGTACTCAAGGAGACTTTACCTGGTGAACGGCGTGTGGCCCTCGTTCCATCAGCTTGTCTTCAACTATCCAAACAGGGTCACGCCGTTCATGTGGAGCAGGGGGCTGGGTTAGCCGCCGGGTTCGACGATGCTGCCTATCAGACTGCCGGAGCCACTGTGGCATCCCGCAGCGAGGTCATCGCCGCTGCTGCCACTATCATCAGGGTGGCCGTGCCGAGTCCCGCAGAGATCGCAGAAATGCGCAGCGGAACATCTGTGGTCTCCTATATCTACCCGAAGAGACATCGCAATGTTCTCGACGCGTTAGCAGCACAGGGCGTCAACGCCTTTGCACTCGATGCCATGCCTCGCATCACGCGGGCACAGAGCATGGACGTGCTCTCGTCGCAGAACAACCTTGCGGGCTATAAGGCCGTGATCTTGGGGGCGAACTCCCTCGGTAGGATCTTTCCGTTGATGATGACGGCTGCCGGCACTGTTACGCCGGCCAAGGTGCTCATCTATGGTGCAGGTGTGGCCGGACTCCAGGCCATTGCCACAGCAAAGCGTCTCGGCGCTCGCATCGAAGTAAGCGATATCCGTCCGGAGACAAAGGAACAGGTTGAGTCTCTCGGCGGGAAGTTCATCATGGTAGAAGGTCTCGACAAGGTAAATATCGAAGGGGGCTATGTAGCCTCTGTAAGTCCGGAGATCCTTGCTAAGCAGAAAGAAGCCGTCGAAAAATCTCTCGTTGAGGCCGACCTCGTTATCACCACCGCGCTGGTTGCCGGCGGAACAGCTCCAACGCTGATCACGGCCGCACAGGTTGGAAAGATGAAACGCGGATCGGTGATCATCGACATGGCAACGGAAGCTGGCGGTAACTGTGAACTCAGCAAGCCGGATGAGACAGTGGAACACAATGGTGTAACGATCATCGGGTGTAATAACCTTGCATCGTCGGTCCCAACACATGCCAGTGAACTCTATGCGAAGAACGTAACAACGTTCCTTGCAGCGGTCACCAAACCGGAAGGCTTCACGTTCGACCTCGCAGACGAGGTGGTAGCAGCAACGCTCGTTACGTATAACAAGGAGGTCAGAGCATAA
- a CDS encoding TonB-dependent receptor, translated as MKILIILFTVITTLRLTAHAPAPHDLRVVVRDAETHDPIRGATVRVGTRGAVTDRSGAVVLHGMPDTSVVITRMIGYGERRDTLVLTAVLTSVNVDLVSRAVTTQDVTVTASRHEQSREESPVIVTVSDQQVFRAAQAVSLSEGLSYQPGLRLENNCQNCGFTQVRLNGMQGPYTQILVDSRPVFSALNGVYGLEQIPASMVDRIEVIRGAGSAMYGAGAIAGTVNIITRDPLTTSASVSSTTSWINARTPDATINARGTWVSDDLNTGLTLFGLTRTRVPFDVNGDGYSEVPKLWNASGGGRFVYQASEQDRFSAEGHWIREFRRGGDHFDLVPHEADIAEQLDHAIGGGAVSYEHAFSGDRQRIAGYASMQSTIRYSYYGGTGGDPAAAERAKLYYGTTNDIIGVGGVQFTSQEWQPFGIQSVLSTGLEIAGNHVVDEMPGYGRSIDQQTLSTGLYAQLQLSPASPLSIALGARFDALDISGTYQFDPSSFEQQDRTFYVVNPRISIIGKLAPGLQLRTSYASGFRGPQAFDEDLHVSTLQGSARLIRIDPSLRPERSHSISMSLDGNSASPTSAVGFTLDGFATLLQAPFVTSLTPDTVPGSSASIALKTNGDAAWVAGINAEARIAFSKQMEATAAITVQDARYVTAQVLAQGADGSYVSSPYITRTPNVYGSITSSFFPTDEFTIDVSAIVTGPMHVINERTITMHRTPWFCDAALQLGYDLHLNDLVELTIAAGVVNVFNAYQSDLESGPLRDASYIYGPLRPRTITLSMSLAWQ; from the coding sequence GTGAAGATTCTCATCATCCTTTTCACTGTGATCACAACGCTTCGGCTGACGGCGCATGCCCCTGCCCCGCATGATCTGCGCGTTGTTGTGCGCGATGCAGAAACACACGATCCGATACGCGGTGCAACAGTGCGTGTGGGTACGCGAGGTGCGGTCACCGATCGATCTGGCGCTGTTGTCTTGCATGGCATGCCGGACACATCGGTAGTGATCACACGTATGATCGGCTATGGTGAACGACGTGATACGTTGGTCCTCACCGCTGTTCTTACGTCGGTGAACGTCGATCTCGTGTCACGAGCCGTTACCACACAGGATGTAACGGTCACGGCATCCCGACATGAACAGTCGCGCGAAGAGTCTCCCGTTATCGTTACGGTGAGTGATCAACAAGTGTTCCGAGCAGCACAGGCAGTTTCGCTATCAGAAGGTCTATCCTACCAGCCCGGACTCCGCCTAGAGAACAACTGTCAGAACTGCGGATTCACGCAGGTCAGACTCAACGGCATGCAGGGTCCGTACACCCAGATCCTAGTGGACTCCCGTCCGGTCTTCTCTGCTCTCAACGGTGTCTATGGACTTGAACAGATCCCTGCGTCGATGGTAGACCGCATTGAGGTGATCCGCGGCGCCGGCAGTGCGATGTATGGTGCTGGTGCTATAGCAGGCACGGTGAACATCATCACGCGCGATCCGCTCACAACATCTGCATCGGTCTCAAGTACTACGTCGTGGATCAATGCACGTACGCCAGACGCAACGATCAATGCTCGAGGCACATGGGTCAGCGATGATCTCAATACAGGTCTCACACTCTTTGGCCTCACTCGCACACGCGTACCTTTCGATGTGAACGGCGATGGATACAGCGAAGTACCCAAGTTGTGGAATGCGTCAGGGGGTGGTCGGTTCGTTTATCAGGCTTCTGAACAAGATCGGTTCTCGGCAGAAGGACATTGGATCCGTGAATTCCGACGAGGGGGCGATCACTTTGACCTTGTTCCGCACGAAGCAGATATCGCCGAACAACTTGATCATGCCATCGGTGGTGGTGCGGTTTCGTATGAACATGCGTTCAGCGGAGACCGCCAACGTATCGCCGGGTATGCATCTATGCAGTCAACCATCCGCTATAGCTACTACGGCGGAACAGGCGGAGACCCAGCGGCAGCAGAGCGAGCGAAACTCTACTACGGAACTACCAACGATATCATCGGTGTAGGGGGCGTGCAGTTCACGTCACAAGAGTGGCAGCCATTCGGGATACAGTCGGTGCTCTCCACCGGACTCGAGATCGCCGGCAATCATGTTGTTGATGAAATGCCGGGCTATGGAAGAAGCATCGATCAACAGACACTCTCCACCGGACTCTACGCACAGCTCCAACTCTCACCTGCATCGCCCCTTTCCATTGCCCTTGGCGCTCGGTTCGATGCCCTAGATATCTCAGGCACGTATCAATTCGATCCTTCATCATTTGAACAACAGGACAGAACATTCTACGTGGTGAACCCACGCATTTCGATCATCGGCAAGCTCGCACCGGGACTTCAGTTGCGCACGTCGTATGCATCCGGCTTTCGCGGACCTCAGGCCTTTGATGAAGACCTGCACGTTTCTACCCTCCAAGGTTCTGCTCGATTGATCCGCATCGATCCATCACTGCGTCCGGAACGTTCTCACAGCATCTCGATGTCTCTTGATGGTAACTCTGCATCTCCCACATCTGCAGTTGGATTCACGCTGGATGGCTTTGCAACGTTGCTGCAAGCCCCCTTTGTGACGTCCCTCACACCGGATACTGTCCCGGGGTCTTCTGCATCTATCGCTCTCAAGACCAATGGTGATGCCGCATGGGTGGCCGGGATCAACGCCGAAGCACGCATCGCCTTCTCAAAACAAATGGAAGCCACTGCCGCCATCACGGTACAGGATGCGCGGTATGTAACAGCTCAGGTCCTTGCGCAGGGGGCTGATGGTTCTTACGTATCATCGCCATACATCACACGCACACCGAACGTCTATGGCTCGATCACGTCAAGCTTCTTCCCAACTGATGAGTTCACGATCGACGTATCGGCTATCGTTACCGGACCGATGCATGTGATCAACGAGCGCACCATCACCATGCACCGCACGCCATGGTTCTGTGATGCGGCTTTGCAGCTCGGCTATGATCTCCACCTCAACGATCTCGTTGAGCTTACCATTGCGGCTGGTGTTGTGAACGTTTTCAATGCCTATCAATCGGATCTCGAAAGCGGCCCACTGCGTGATGCATCCTACATTTACGGTCCGCTCCGTCCACGCACTATCACCCTATCGATGAGTCTGGCATGGCAATGA
- a CDS encoding DUF4160 domain-containing protein — protein MPIVSVFFDLIISMFYDERQHNTPHIHVRYAEHNASVNITTGDVIIGSLPRPRLRLVEAWIELHRDELLANWELMKAGLAPERVKPLE, from the coding sequence ATGCCTATAGTTTCCGTCTTCTTTGACCTCATCATCTCGATGTTCTACGATGAGCGTCAGCACAACACCCCGCACATCCATGTCCGTTACGCCGAACACAATGCCTCAGTGAACATCACCACCGGCGATGTGATCATAGGGTCGCTCCCACGCCCAAGGCTCCGCCTTGTAGAGGCGTGGATCGAGCTCCACCGCGACGAACTCCTTGCGAACTGGGAGCTCATGAAGGCCGGGTTAGCACCTGAGCGGGTTAAGCCGTTGGAGTAG
- a CDS encoding C40 family peptidase, whose translation MLRIPGLSLLCVMIAMMFSFTTIVPVESMAASATKSVVKKASRKKKKSKRSKRSKCSPTARAEGKRQAIDLVRTQSPELCRLAGMDFTSTGEAVADARALIATDGEKTDALTPTAQSLMLDEGEDIAELEREDDVTVDVDGFRSLWLQYVDDNGAEVTEGGIPKQNIIDVVMDWLGTRYDFGGQARTGIDCSAFTRMVYASVAKVELPRTASQQSTIGRTVSKRTELQFGDLIFFHTRRHAYVSHVGVYLGDNLFAHASSRYGVTISSLESTYYSKRLIGARRLTEADITRLASGTDTTAN comes from the coding sequence ATGCTCAGGATCCCCGGCCTGTCTCTCCTTTGTGTCATGATCGCCATGATGTTCTCGTTCACGACCATCGTTCCAGTGGAATCGATGGCCGCATCAGCAACGAAGAGCGTTGTAAAGAAAGCCTCCCGCAAGAAGAAGAAGAGTAAGAGGTCAAAGCGTTCCAAGTGTTCGCCTACGGCCCGTGCGGAAGGAAAACGACAAGCGATCGATCTCGTCCGAACGCAGAGCCCCGAGCTCTGCCGTCTGGCCGGTATGGATTTCACCTCAACAGGTGAAGCCGTTGCCGACGCCCGCGCTCTTATCGCCACCGATGGTGAAAAGACAGACGCACTCACACCAACAGCACAGTCCTTGATGCTTGATGAAGGCGAAGACATTGCCGAACTCGAGCGCGAAGACGATGTAACGGTGGATGTGGACGGATTCAGATCCCTTTGGCTCCAGTATGTTGACGACAATGGAGCAGAGGTGACCGAAGGGGGCATCCCAAAGCAGAACATCATTGATGTTGTCATGGATTGGCTTGGCACCCGCTACGACTTTGGCGGTCAAGCCCGTACCGGTATCGACTGTTCAGCATTCACTCGCATGGTCTATGCAAGTGTTGCCAAGGTTGAATTGCCACGTACAGCCTCCCAACAATCCACGATCGGACGTACGGTATCGAAGCGTACTGAACTCCAATTCGGAGATCTCATCTTCTTCCATACCAGACGTCATGCCTACGTTTCACACGTTGGTGTCTACCTCGGCGACAATCTCTTCGCCCATGCGTCCTCGCGCTACGGTGTTACGATCAGCTCGCTGGAGTCCACCTACTACAGCAAACGCCTCATCGGGGCACGTCGCCTCACCGAGGCAGACATCACACGGCTGGCGTCGGGGACGGATACCACGGCGAATTGA
- a CDS encoding ABC transporter substrate-binding protein, translating to MDSALHVAPCIARSWSVDLSGVEWTFTIRNDVWFHPDPCFGQKRTRRVVAQDVKYSLERICDARTKSTGLWAFRTTILGADEFHQATRAGKSGSIQGIFVENDSVLKIRLTKPFAPFLAVLTMPYGSIIPREAIEAYGADHGRHPVGTGPFMFGTWNQDRELTLTRNPRYFKTDSVGRRLPYLETIRISFLRDPKNEFLEFSRGQFDLVSNVDESFVSTVFEPNGTLRPPYDRFRVLKRAANTVEYYGILMDTSLSMGRTSPLVRNRFLRQALNYAIDRHRIVTYLLNGRGQPALNGVLPPSMPGFSSSVKGYRYDPDEARRLLALAGYPNGKGLPTLLLQLGNSQRTASIAEAIQAQWKEIGVNVELRQVDFPQHLSMVRAGDLALWRTSWIGDYPDPENFLALFIHANIAPNGPNTTRIDRRDLDSLYAAALSPRLSFDERAALYQRMEQIVVEEAPWIFLYYHVVLRVFNPNVKGLTLDGSDRLLLERVFKDG from the coding sequence TTGGATTCTGCGCTCCACGTAGCCCCTTGTATCGCAAGGAGCTGGAGTGTAGACCTCTCCGGGGTTGAATGGACCTTCACGATCAGAAATGACGTGTGGTTCCACCCAGACCCTTGTTTTGGCCAGAAAAGGACACGCAGAGTAGTAGCCCAAGACGTGAAATACAGTCTTGAGCGAATCTGTGACGCACGTACGAAGTCCACTGGTCTATGGGCATTCCGCACAACCATTCTCGGTGCTGATGAATTTCATCAGGCCACTCGAGCAGGGAAGTCGGGATCGATCCAAGGCATCTTCGTTGAGAATGATTCAGTTCTAAAGATCCGTCTCACGAAGCCATTTGCTCCATTCCTCGCAGTTCTTACCATGCCATACGGCTCGATTATTCCTCGGGAAGCGATCGAAGCGTATGGGGCCGATCATGGACGACATCCCGTTGGTACGGGCCCGTTCATGTTCGGTACCTGGAACCAGGATAGAGAGCTGACATTGACACGCAATCCGCGGTACTTTAAGACCGACTCCGTCGGTAGACGACTTCCGTATTTGGAAACGATACGGATCTCATTTCTGCGGGACCCAAAGAATGAATTCCTCGAATTCTCGAGAGGTCAGTTCGACCTCGTGAGTAATGTTGATGAATCATTCGTGTCAACTGTCTTTGAACCCAACGGCACTCTGCGCCCACCATACGACCGGTTTCGCGTACTCAAACGAGCCGCCAATACCGTGGAGTATTATGGAATTCTCATGGACACGTCGTTGTCAATGGGACGCACATCGCCCTTGGTTCGGAACCGTTTCCTCCGTCAGGCATTGAATTATGCCATAGACCGACATCGCATCGTAACATACCTCCTCAATGGAAGGGGCCAACCGGCACTCAATGGAGTACTTCCTCCGTCGATGCCCGGTTTCAGTTCCTCTGTAAAAGGATATCGGTATGATCCCGATGAAGCCCGTCGGCTCTTGGCTCTAGCAGGCTACCCAAACGGGAAGGGCCTCCCCACCTTGCTTCTGCAACTGGGGAACAGCCAACGCACCGCATCGATCGCCGAGGCGATCCAAGCACAATGGAAAGAGATCGGCGTAAACGTCGAACTCCGACAGGTCGATTTCCCTCAACACCTATCAATGGTGCGAGCAGGAGACCTTGCATTGTGGCGAACGAGTTGGATCGGGGACTACCCGGATCCTGAGAATTTTCTCGCCTTGTTCATTCACGCCAACATCGCTCCCAATGGTCCTAACACCACCCGGATCGACAGGCGTGACCTGGATTCGCTCTATGCCGCAGCACTTTCGCCGCGGTTATCATTCGACGAGCGCGCTGCACTCTATCAACGCATGGAACAGATCGTAGTTGAAGAAGCCCCTTGGATCTTCCTCTACTATCACGTTGTTCTTCGCGTTTTCAATCCAAACGTTAAGGGGCTCACCCTTGACGGATCAGACCGGCTTCTCCTTGAACGTGTGTTCAAGGATGGATAG
- the rnr gene encoding ribonuclease R → MKRLPTIRDLRSEILELLQTSKSPVQLIDISKRLRVRADSEDYDHLRDLLTVMSEEGALMRHSRRRYSLPMQNSEGLRGVLTTYHDNATVKTDDPELPIVHIRRQHMLTALDGDTVLVRPHAIPKDRKVRGEVVAVVERSLHPISGSIEYDGAFYYLIPDEAKYHVDFLISEKNLNGAKPGDKAMATFVRWEHANASPEAMIKEVLGTSGKAAVEFAAIRKEFRLPQSFPSSVESQAASYPQPPSKAPKGRTDLRKELIVTIDPVDARDFDDALSLKKLENGNMELGVHIADVSHYVTEGSALDVEALKRGNSTYLVDGVIPMLPEHLSNDICSLVPNKPRFAYSVFMEFTAKGVRKNYRIEETLIESKRRYSYEEAQQVIESGKGDNAALIIELHKLAKTLFALRMKNGGIDFETQEVKFILDENQMPVRAIVKTRTDATSLVEECMLAANRTVAEHLHVLKQTWKTKDLPPYVYRIHDQPDKEKMEAAVGVVRALGFDVPSGKLTPVQINNILAQAANRVEKPVVNTLFLRSMAKAVYAEHNIGHFGLGFADYAHFTSPIRRYPDLYVHRALKEYAKGQPDRKRWNDLREMASIVGDQCSLTERAAVEAERASVKCAQTILAREHIGSDHVGYVTGVAQFGVFVTLKDLMIEGLLHIRDINDDYYVWDEKRMRLYGRKNKRVFRYGSLVRIRIAKANVEKRMIDLVLSLDQTGLEETIEVIEEVKKKATKSAPKRSTRES, encoded by the coding sequence ATGAAAAGACTCCCAACCATTCGTGATCTGCGTTCGGAGATCCTCGAATTGCTCCAAACGTCGAAAAGCCCCGTTCAACTCATCGACATCTCTAAGCGACTTCGCGTTCGGGCAGACTCCGAAGACTATGATCATTTGCGAGACCTCCTCACCGTGATGTCTGAGGAAGGGGCTCTCATGCGACACAGCAGACGTCGGTATTCTCTACCGATGCAGAATTCGGAAGGTCTTCGTGGTGTACTCACAACCTATCACGACAACGCAACGGTAAAGACAGACGATCCCGAGTTGCCGATCGTTCACATCCGACGTCAGCACATGCTAACGGCTCTCGACGGAGACACCGTCCTTGTTCGGCCTCATGCGATCCCCAAGGACCGCAAGGTTCGCGGCGAAGTGGTTGCCGTTGTTGAACGGTCACTTCATCCGATCAGCGGTTCCATCGAATATGATGGGGCGTTCTACTACCTCATTCCCGACGAAGCGAAGTACCATGTAGACTTCCTCATCAGTGAGAAGAATCTCAACGGTGCAAAGCCCGGCGACAAGGCGATGGCAACGTTTGTGCGTTGGGAACATGCCAACGCATCTCCTGAGGCGATGATCAAGGAAGTACTCGGTACTTCTGGCAAGGCTGCCGTTGAATTCGCAGCCATCCGCAAGGAGTTCCGACTTCCGCAGAGTTTCCCTTCGAGCGTGGAATCACAAGCCGCATCATACCCTCAGCCCCCTTCAAAAGCTCCGAAGGGCAGGACGGATCTGCGTAAGGAACTCATCGTTACGATCGACCCTGTTGATGCACGCGACTTTGATGATGCGTTGTCGCTGAAGAAACTTGAGAACGGAAACATGGAGCTCGGCGTGCACATCGCCGACGTGTCACATTATGTTACGGAAGGTTCAGCGCTCGACGTAGAAGCTCTGAAACGTGGCAACAGTACCTATCTCGTAGATGGCGTGATACCGATGTTGCCCGAGCACCTTTCCAATGACATCTGCTCCCTGGTTCCCAACAAACCACGGTTTGCCTATTCCGTGTTCATGGAGTTCACCGCAAAAGGAGTTCGCAAGAACTATCGGATCGAAGAGACGCTCATCGAAAGCAAACGTCGGTACTCGTATGAAGAAGCGCAGCAGGTGATTGAGTCGGGCAAGGGTGATAATGCAGCCCTGATCATCGAGCTCCACAAACTCGCCAAGACCCTCTTTGCCCTGCGGATGAAGAACGGTGGCATTGACTTTGAAACACAGGAAGTGAAGTTCATCCTTGATGAGAATCAGATGCCTGTGCGTGCCATCGTCAAGACCCGCACCGATGCAACCTCCCTCGTAGAAGAGTGTATGCTTGCAGCAAACCGTACCGTTGCCGAACATCTGCATGTCTTGAAGCAGACTTGGAAGACCAAGGACCTACCGCCGTATGTCTACCGTATTCATGACCAGCCCGATAAAGAAAAGATGGAAGCTGCCGTCGGTGTAGTGCGAGCATTGGGTTTTGACGTGCCAAGTGGCAAGCTCACCCCTGTGCAGATCAACAACATCCTCGCTCAAGCAGCCAACCGTGTTGAGAAGCCGGTTGTGAACACCCTGTTCCTGCGTTCCATGGCCAAGGCCGTCTATGCCGAGCATAACATCGGTCACTTCGGACTTGGCTTTGCTGATTACGCCCACTTCACGTCACCTATCCGACGCTACCCCGATCTCTACGTCCACCGCGCATTGAAAGAGTATGCAAAGGGGCAACCCGATCGTAAACGATGGAATGACCTGCGAGAGATGGCATCCATTGTTGGAGATCAATGTTCCCTTACCGAGCGAGCAGCCGTAGAAGCAGAGCGTGCATCGGTGAAGTGTGCGCAGACCATTCTTGCGCGTGAGCACATCGGATCCGATCACGTGGGATACGTGACCGGTGTAGCACAGTTCGGCGTGTTTGTGACGTTGAAGGACCTGATGATCGAGGGACTCCTTCACATCCGCGACATCAATGATGACTACTACGTTTGGGATGAGAAGCGCATGCGGCTGTACGGTCGCAAGAACAAACGCGTCTTCCGGTACGGATCCCTTGTGCGCATACGCATTGCCAAGGCCAACGTAGAGAAACGCATGATCGATCTTGTCCTCTCCCTTGATCAAACCGGTCTCGAAGAGACCATCGAAGTGATCGAAGAAGTGAAGAAGAAGGCCACCAAATCAGCACCGAAGCGTAGTACACGAGAATCGTGA